A window of Nitrospirota bacterium contains these coding sequences:
- a CDS encoding FAD-binding protein produces MLSKSAIKDLKGISGNDNVLTTKEDRLCYAYDATNQLFLPDAVVFPSNTEEVSKIIRLANPEKFCVIPRGAGTGLSGGSVPEKGGVVLSLERMRRILRIDAQNLITIVEPGVVNFELQMELGKYRLFFPPEPTSLRYCTIGGNIAECAGGPRSVKYGVTRDYVIGLEVVLPTGELMETGTQTVRGVTGYDLTRLIVGSEGTLGIVTRAALRILPLPDKVSTILAIFNDECAAGRSVAGIMNSGIKPSAVEFMDMASVKCTRESERFDFKEDNRAVLLIELDGERESLERRCAAVIDVCLKERAVKAEIVQSKNEVKDLWWMRRAIYPSLVKIRPQKIVNDVVVPLSLVPELLQDVRKIEKEKGVVITCYGHAGEGNIHVNVMMDKNDIAETGRVKEAVDDIIDLTLRLGGSVSGGHGIGMTKRTYAGMELNPVAVDVMKKIKGVLDPNGILNPGKKI; encoded by the coding sequence ATGCTATCTAAATCTGCAATAAAGGATTTAAAGGGTATCTCAGGCAATGACAATGTCCTTACTACTAAGGAAGACAGGCTATGCTATGCCTATGATGCAACAAATCAGCTATTCCTGCCTGATGCTGTAGTATTTCCCTCTAATACTGAAGAGGTTTCAAAGATAATCAGGCTTGCGAATCCGGAGAAATTTTGTGTTATCCCGAGAGGTGCAGGAACCGGTCTGTCAGGTGGGAGTGTGCCTGAGAAGGGTGGGGTTGTATTGTCCCTTGAAAGGATGAGAAGGATACTCAGGATTGATGCGCAGAATCTTATTACGATTGTGGAACCTGGTGTTGTGAATTTTGAGCTCCAGATGGAGCTTGGCAAATACCGTCTCTTTTTTCCACCAGAACCTACAAGCCTTAGATACTGCACAATCGGAGGAAATATCGCTGAATGTGCCGGCGGACCGAGGTCGGTCAAGTACGGGGTCACACGGGATTATGTCATAGGGCTTGAGGTGGTGCTTCCGACCGGTGAGCTAATGGAGACAGGGACTCAGACTGTGAGAGGTGTGACCGGCTATGACCTTACGCGGCTCATCGTTGGGTCTGAGGGGACCCTTGGCATAGTTACCAGGGCGGCCCTGAGAATCCTTCCCTTGCCGGATAAGGTCAGTACGATACTCGCAATCTTCAATGATGAGTGTGCAGCAGGAAGATCCGTTGCAGGGATCATGAACTCAGGAATCAAACCGTCTGCTGTTGAGTTTATGGACATGGCCTCAGTGAAATGTACAAGGGAAAGTGAGCGGTTTGATTTTAAGGAGGATAACAGGGCCGTATTGCTGATAGAACTCGATGGAGAGAGGGAGTCGTTGGAACGCAGGTGTGCGGCTGTTATTGATGTTTGCCTCAAAGAAAGGGCAGTAAAGGCTGAAATCGTACAGTCTAAAAATGAGGTAAAAGACCTATGGTGGATGAGGAGGGCGATATATCCATCCCTCGTTAAGATAAGGCCGCAGAAGATTGTCAATGATGTGGTCGTCCCGCTGAGTCTTGTCCCTGAACTACTGCAGGATGTAAGAAAGATAGAAAAAGAAAAAGGGGTCGTTATCACATGTTACGGTCACGCCGGAGAGGGAAACATACACGTCAATGTCATGATGGATAAAAATGACATCGCTGAGACTGGAAGGGTAAAGGAAGCGGTTGATGATATAATAGATCTCACACTAAGGCTTGGCGGTTCGGTCTCAGGCGGGCATGGGATAGGTATGACAAAGAGGACTTATGCAGGCATGGAACTAAATCCGGTTGCGGTAGATGTTATGAAGAAGATCAAGGGAGTGCTTGATCCAAACGGCATCTTAAATCCCGGGAAGAAAATATAG